A single window of Lysobacter oculi DNA harbors:
- a CDS encoding efflux transporter outer membrane subunit, whose product MNKTLGLALAIAVAGTGCATLEPRLPEAQPQIPQSWPVPENGITPSATAVGEVGWRDVLVDPRLERVVAQALENNRDLRVAMLNVERARAQYRIQRAERVPAVGANVAMERTGGDAPTTDSFTASAGLASFELDLFGRVRNLSEAALQQYFAQEENRRAAQISLISTVANAWMALAADQSLLAIAEDTLRAQEASLRLTERRHELGAVSGLVLAQAQTQVETARADQARYRGQVEQDRHALDLVAGSPVSAGDLPQRFDDGLVAMTALPGGVPSDLLLRRPDIQAGEHALRSANANIGAARAAFFPSIKLTGAAGSMSGEFSSLFDGGTRFWRFAPQISIPIFQGGALKANLGVATANRDIALANYEKAIQTGFREVADAISLSRTLADQRAAAERLLTAAQRAEQLSKARYDAGYDSYLTLLDAQRTRYAAQQGLVAARLAEQANRMTLYSAMGGGWDGGTATPTP is encoded by the coding sequence ATGAATAAGACCTTGGGCCTTGCGCTGGCCATCGCGGTGGCCGGCACCGGCTGCGCCACGCTGGAGCCGCGGCTGCCGGAAGCGCAGCCGCAGATTCCGCAGAGCTGGCCGGTACCCGAAAACGGCATCACTCCGTCCGCGACTGCGGTGGGCGAGGTCGGCTGGCGTGACGTGCTGGTCGATCCGCGCCTGGAGCGCGTGGTGGCGCAGGCGCTGGAGAACAACCGCGACCTGCGGGTGGCGATGTTGAACGTCGAGCGTGCCCGCGCGCAGTACCGCATCCAGCGCGCCGAACGCGTGCCGGCGGTCGGTGCGAACGTGGCGATGGAGCGCACCGGTGGCGACGCGCCGACGACCGACAGCTTTACCGCGTCGGCCGGCCTGGCCAGCTTCGAACTGGACCTGTTCGGCCGCGTGCGCAACCTGAGCGAAGCGGCGCTGCAGCAGTACTTCGCGCAGGAAGAGAACCGCCGTGCCGCGCAGATCAGCTTGATCTCCACGGTCGCCAACGCGTGGATGGCGCTGGCCGCCGACCAGAGCCTGCTGGCGATCGCCGAAGACACCCTCCGCGCGCAGGAGGCATCGCTGCGCCTGACCGAGCGCCGCCATGAGCTGGGCGCGGTCAGCGGGCTGGTGCTGGCGCAGGCGCAGACCCAGGTGGAAACCGCGCGTGCCGACCAGGCGCGTTATCGCGGCCAGGTGGAACAGGACCGCCATGCGCTCGATCTGGTGGCCGGTTCGCCGGTGTCAGCCGGGGATTTGCCGCAGCGCTTCGATGACGGACTGGTGGCGATGACGGCGCTGCCGGGTGGCGTGCCTTCCGACCTGCTGCTGCGCCGCCCGGACATCCAGGCGGGCGAGCATGCGTTGCGTTCGGCCAATGCCAACATCGGCGCGGCGCGCGCGGCGTTCTTCCCCTCGATCAAGCTGACCGGCGCGGCCGGCAGCATGAGCGGCGAGTTCTCCAGCCTGTTCGATGGCGGCACGCGCTTCTGGCGCTTCGCCCCGCAGATCAGCATCCCGATCTTCCAGGGCGGCGCGTTGAAGGCGAACCTCGGCGTGGCCACGGCCAACCGCGACATCGCCCTGGCCAATTACGAGAAGGCGATCCAGACCGGCTTCCGCGAAGTCGCCGACGCGATCAGCCTGAGTCGCACCCTGGCCGACCAGCGGGCGGCGGCGGAACGGCTGCTCACCGCCGCGCAACGCGCCGAGCAACTGTCCAAGGCGCGTTACGACGCCGGCTACGACAGCTACCTCACCCTGCTGGACGCGCAACGCACCCGCTATGCCGCGCAGCAGGGACTGGTGGCGGCGCGGCTGGCCGAGCAGGCCAACCGGATGACGCTCTACAGCGCGATGGGCGGTGGCTGGGACGGCGGCACCGCGACCCCGACGCCATGA
- a CDS encoding efflux RND transporter permease subunit has product MARFFIDRPIFAWVIAIILMLAGILTLRGLPVEQYPDIAPPQVSINAMYPGASAKVVEDSVTQVIEQSLQGLDGLMYMSSDSQSNGMASISLSFQSGTDPDTAQVQVQNKLQSVMPLLPQEVQRQGVTVNKASNGFLMVIGFVSKNGGMSGQDIGDYVASSVVERIARVPGVGGTQAFGTKYAMRIWLDPNKLDTYDLSVAEVTAALQAQNAQVAVGQLGGAPAVEGQQLNATISAQDRLQTPEQFRNIVVRGGSNGSMLRLGDVARVELGAESYGFTSRFNGQPASGMAVMLATGANALDTAAAVRAELEKIKPYFPEGLEAVIPFDTTPFVEVSIKGVISTLMEAVVLVFLVMYLFLGNFRATLIPTIAVPVVLLGTFAVLGVLGFTINMLTMFAMVLAIGLLVDDAIVVVENVERLMSEEGLSPKEAAKKSMDQITGALIGIGVVLAAVFVPMGFMGGSIGVIYRQFTATIVTAMAFSVLVAIVLTPALCATLLKPIAKGGHMEHGSGLIGRFLDWFNDKFNAGSARYQRGVRGILGRPARFMLIYLVLGVVAGLLFLRTPSGFLPEEDQGVLMTIIQAPVGATQQRTLESIKQVEQVFQDTAKDDMESIFTVQGFSFGGSGQNTGMGFVKLKDWSERTEKEQGVQAIAGRAMGGLMQIKDAMAFAMSPPAIQGLGTSSGFSFNLMDNGGLGHAALMDARNQFMGLASQSKLITGVRPNGQEDEPQLRLEIDQVKAQSLGLSIAEVNNTLATAWAGRYVDDFIDRGRVKRVYVQADAPYRMLPEDFNRWSVRNKAGEMVPFSAFGSSKWEYGSPRLERYNSVASLDIQGQAAPGVSSGDAMAEVERIVGELPEGVGIEWTGQSYQERAAGNQTAMLYALSLLVVFLALAALYESWSVPTAVLLVVPLGILGAVLSTLLRGLERDVYFQVAMLTTVGLSSKNAVLIIEFAKQYYESGTNLVEATMHAVRDRLRPIVMTSLAFGFGVLPMAIATGAGSGAQIAIGTGVLGGMIVGTSLGIFFIPLFYMVVTRLFSRRDRNKEAAALDLPATENPHE; this is encoded by the coding sequence ATGGCACGTTTCTTCATCGATCGCCCGATCTTTGCCTGGGTGATCGCCATCATCCTGATGCTGGCGGGCATCCTCACGCTGCGCGGCCTGCCGGTCGAGCAGTACCCCGACATCGCCCCGCCGCAGGTCAGCATCAACGCCATGTACCCGGGCGCCTCGGCCAAGGTGGTCGAGGACTCGGTCACCCAGGTGATCGAGCAGAGCCTGCAGGGCCTGGACGGGCTGATGTACATGTCCTCCGACAGCCAGTCCAACGGCATGGCCAGCATCAGCCTGAGCTTCCAGAGCGGCACCGACCCGGACACCGCGCAGGTGCAGGTGCAGAACAAGCTGCAGTCGGTGATGCCGCTGCTGCCGCAGGAAGTGCAGCGCCAGGGCGTGACCGTCAACAAGGCCTCGAACGGCTTCCTGATGGTGATCGGCTTTGTCTCCAAGAACGGCGGCATGAGCGGCCAGGACATCGGTGATTACGTCGCCAGTTCAGTGGTCGAGCGCATCGCGCGCGTGCCCGGCGTCGGCGGCACCCAGGCGTTCGGCACCAAGTACGCGATGCGGATCTGGCTGGACCCGAACAAGCTCGACACCTACGACCTGAGCGTGGCCGAAGTCACCGCCGCGCTGCAGGCACAGAACGCGCAGGTCGCGGTCGGCCAGCTCGGCGGTGCGCCGGCGGTCGAGGGCCAGCAGCTCAACGCGACCATCAGCGCGCAGGACCGCCTGCAGACGCCGGAACAGTTCCGCAACATCGTGGTGCGCGGCGGCAGTAACGGTTCGATGCTGCGCCTGGGCGATGTGGCCCGGGTCGAACTGGGCGCGGAAAGCTACGGTTTCACCAGCCGCTTCAACGGCCAGCCGGCGAGCGGCATGGCGGTGATGCTGGCGACCGGCGCTAACGCGCTCGACACCGCCGCCGCCGTGCGCGCGGAACTGGAAAAGATCAAGCCGTACTTCCCGGAAGGCCTCGAAGCGGTGATCCCGTTCGACACCACGCCGTTCGTGGAAGTGTCGATCAAGGGCGTCATCAGCACGCTGATGGAAGCGGTGGTGCTGGTGTTCCTGGTGATGTACCTGTTCCTGGGCAACTTCCGCGCCACGCTGATCCCGACCATCGCGGTGCCGGTGGTGCTGCTGGGCACCTTCGCGGTGCTCGGCGTGCTCGGCTTCACCATCAACATGCTGACGATGTTCGCGATGGTGCTGGCGATCGGCCTGCTGGTCGATGACGCGATCGTGGTGGTGGAAAACGTCGAACGCCTGATGAGCGAGGAAGGCCTGTCGCCGAAGGAAGCCGCGAAGAAATCGATGGACCAGATCACCGGCGCGCTGATCGGCATCGGCGTGGTGCTGGCGGCGGTGTTCGTGCCGATGGGTTTCATGGGCGGCTCCATCGGCGTCATCTACCGCCAGTTCACCGCGACGATCGTCACCGCGATGGCGTTTTCGGTGCTGGTCGCCATCGTGCTGACTCCAGCGCTGTGCGCGACGCTGCTCAAGCCGATCGCCAAGGGCGGCCACATGGAACACGGCAGCGGTCTCATCGGCCGCTTCCTGGACTGGTTCAACGACAAGTTCAATGCCGGCAGCGCGCGCTACCAGCGCGGTGTGCGCGGCATCCTCGGGCGCCCCGCGCGCTTCATGCTGATCTACCTGGTGCTGGGCGTCGTGGCCGGCCTGCTGTTCCTGCGCACGCCGAGCGGCTTCCTGCCGGAAGAAGACCAGGGCGTGCTGATGACGATCATCCAGGCACCCGTGGGCGCCACCCAGCAACGCACGCTGGAGTCGATCAAGCAGGTCGAGCAGGTGTTCCAGGACACCGCGAAGGACGACATGGAGTCGATCTTCACCGTGCAGGGCTTCAGCTTCGGCGGCAGCGGCCAGAACACCGGCATGGGCTTCGTCAAGCTCAAGGACTGGAGCGAGCGCACGGAGAAGGAGCAGGGCGTGCAGGCGATTGCCGGCCGCGCGATGGGCGGGCTGATGCAGATCAAGGATGCGATGGCGTTCGCGATGTCGCCGCCGGCCATCCAGGGCCTGGGCACCTCGTCCGGCTTCTCGTTCAACCTGATGGACAACGGTGGCCTGGGCCATGCGGCACTGATGGACGCGCGCAACCAGTTCATGGGGCTGGCTTCGCAGAGCAAGCTGATCACCGGCGTGCGCCCGAACGGGCAGGAAGACGAGCCGCAGCTGCGGCTGGAGATCGACCAGGTCAAGGCGCAGTCGCTGGGCCTGTCGATCGCCGAGGTCAACAACACGCTGGCCACCGCCTGGGCCGGGCGCTATGTCGATGACTTCATCGACCGTGGCCGGGTCAAGCGCGTGTACGTGCAGGCCGATGCGCCGTACCGCATGCTGCCGGAGGACTTCAACCGCTGGTCGGTGCGCAACAAGGCCGGCGAGATGGTGCCGTTCTCGGCCTTCGGCAGCTCGAAGTGGGAATACGGCTCGCCGCGCCTGGAGCGCTACAACAGCGTCGCCTCGCTGGATATCCAGGGCCAGGCCGCGCCGGGCGTGAGCTCGGGCGATGCGATGGCCGAAGTCGAACGCATCGTGGGCGAATTGCCCGAGGGTGTCGGCATCGAATGGACCGGCCAGTCCTACCAGGAACGCGCCGCCGGCAACCAGACCGCCATGCTCTACGCGCTGTCGCTGCTGGTGGTGTTCCTGGCACTGGCCGCGCTGTACGAAAGCTGGAGCGTGCCGACCGCTGTGCTGCTGGTGGTGCCGCTGGGCATCCTGGGCGCGGTGCTGTCCACGCTGCTGCGCGGGCTGGAGCGCGACGTCTATTTCCAGGTGGCGATGCTGACCACGGTCGGCCTGAGCAGCAAGAACGCGGTGCTGATCATCGAGTTCGCCAAGCAGTACTACGAATCGGGCACCAACCTGGTCGAAGCCACCATGCATGCCGTGCGTGACCGCCTGCGCCCGATCGTGATGACCTCGCTGGCGTTCGGCTTCGGCGTGCTGCCGATGGCCATCGCCACCGGCGCCGGCTCCGGTGCGCAGATCGCCATCGGCACCGGCGTGCTGGGCGGCATGATCGTCGGTACTTCGCTGGGCATCTTCTTCATCCCCCTGTTCTACATGGTGGTGACGCGGCTGTTCAGCCGCCGCGACCGCAACAAGGAAGCGGCCGCGCTGGACCTGCCGGCCACGGAGAATCCGCATGAATAA